Genomic window (Kwoniella botswanensis chromosome 1, complete sequence):
tgatcaaacGTGCGGAAGACTCAGCATTGAGGTTCGAATGTACGAGACTTCtggtcaacatcatcaagtCGCTCTCTTTAGCAAAGGAGTCTCTGAACCCTGTGGCAGACCAACGTGTCGTGGATGCTCTAGTGCGGATGCTGGTGGATGGTGCTCAATATATGATATTACAGAGTGAATCGGTCATTGCCCTGACGTTGCTGGCGACATTTGGAGGAGGTCAAATGAGTAAGTGACATCCTAGAACTGCAATGGACCCCGCTAATTTCGATGTCATTCCAGACACCATCGTTTCTGCATCGCTCGAAGGTCCAGGTGTTCAAGCTGTACAACAGTTGGCCGAGAACCCTCGACGTGAGATCAAGGAGAATGCTCAAACCTTACTTAGTGCTATAGATCGTTGATAGCATGCATTTATAATACCGAGGTGAACCAGTCATGAAAGAATTTCTGCTCTCCAATTTAGCACGAATAGCGACGGAAATGAGTGACTTTGGTTCATGTTGTTCTGATAGACTAGTGGAGCTTCGGTAGAAGCCATATGAGAGAGACTGCCAATGGCAGTATCAGTCACGGTTATTTCCGTGGTGTACTGCCGACTTGTTCTTTATCAATGCGCTGCGACTTGATTCAATCTGCTTCCGCATCATCCTTCATTTGCTCTTTAGGTGCATGTGAGGGCATCTTGAGTTCTCAGCCCTGAAGGTGTCGAATGGACCTCTAGAGTAGGTGTATGGGAGTCCATGGAGAAGTGTTATTCCCTACGATGACAAGGCTGGGGAGTATAAAGCACGATTACGATGTTCATAGTCAATCTTTCTGTTTTGTTGCTCATCAAGCTAGAGGCTCTTGGTATGACAGAGCACGTTGCTGAATGCTAAGAAAGGGTACACTTTGTTAATACAGCTCTTTCGGTAAAGAATCAAAGAGCCGAAGCTGAGAGGGTACGCCATCAGAAGATATTGTGGTCCTTGTCGCGATTTGATGAATCCAGCGGGACGATCCTTTTCGATACAAAATCTGTATACAGTCAGTCCTAATCTTCTACTGATGGGAGAGTGAGAGTTTGACGTTCTTCAATCATCGTTTCTGAGTTGGACAGGAGCCAGACCCTTGGTCGTCAACCTGGTCTGTAGGAGGATGTGAACAGGAGTGCCACCTGACCTCTGTCAATCGTCGTATCGGGGGCTCTCCATCAACGTTACACTTCCCAGACTCCAGTGCTTCATCTCGCACCAATCAATCATGCTCTGCGACAGAAAAGACTTGGCCGACATCACAAGTCAGATTATATACCGGCGGAATGAAGCGTGTTCACCAAAACACACTAATGGTGTAATGGTAACATAACCGCCTTCCAAGGCCAGCGAATTTGCTGAAACCGACAAAAGCAGTTGCCTAGGGTTCGATTCCCTATTAGTGTAGAGTTTTTGATGTTTTTGGGTCCCATGCATCCCTTTCGACCTTCCGTTGTATCTGGAATCGTTGATTTTGCTCTCTCCTGCGTTGTTTTGGAGATATCAATAATTTAGGTTTGAAAATGCCACTCGCATCGGCGCGTGCGGCGGCCTCCAGACCTGCGCCAGGACACTTCCTACCACCAATTCTCCGCAACTCGTTTTTGGTCTCTCGCATTGAGCCTGGACTGAGGAGAGCTTGACACAGGCTGCAACGGTTCTCTCAATTTTACATGTTGCTAGCTGTGGCTTTCAACTACGGGCATCCTGAGCTTATTTAGAAGCAAATGGACATCTAAATTATGTGGCCACTGCCTTATATCATCCATCGGCAGTCACCACAAAGAGAGAAACTCTCTCAACAGCCGGCCACGGCCAAAAAGGTTGAAAACCTGGTATCAATTTCGCCTCTACACCGTACGGGAGTCGAACCCGTGACGTAACAATGGGAATGTTACATGATACCGTTCCACCAACGGTGTTTCACCTTTCGCACGAAAGCGGTTTCAAAATTTAGGGAAACTAGACTGCAACCACAATCTGCAAGCGATGAACAAGGTCGCTTGAAAAAGACTGGAAAGTGGGACCACTTGAGAGGAGTAAAAACTGTTCAATCTGCCACAGGGATGTTACCTTGCATATACACCGTAAGGGAGTCGAACCCTTGCCGCATCGAatgttggaagaagttgatttcTCAATGGCAACGATGCATGATACCGTTTCACCAACGGTGTCGAGACTTCAGGACAGGAATGCAACACCGATCTGATGTGTGTGGGCAAACAAGAATCCGAGGAACCATCATTTGCATGACAGAAGTTAGGATGAGATCCTGATAGGACCCCCTCTCgtcttcctctctcttcagGACTCGATTTGAACCTCAGGGTACCCTATCCGCTTCACAGTCCTCATATGATCTATTGCTTCTGCAGCCGCTATGCCCATGAACGAAGAGATATACATGCTACATTATTACCCAAAAATCTACTTGGAAACAAATCTATCGGCCTTTCTGTCGAGTCGAGTAATCTGAACAAGAGTCTTGAAGTTAGCAGAATTTCTTGTCAATTAGCAACATTGATTCACCTCGAGGTGATACTACGAGACCACGTCCTTTCGAAGCTCCTCTATACACAGTCTCGATGATGTCGATCAACTGGAGAAACCGACGATGCCGTTTCATGTCAGCGACGATGAATCACATAATCCAACAATACAAGGGTAGACTCACCTCCTGTTTATCGGTTATAGCCCAATTTCTGACGAGACGAACATGTAAGCTAGGTCTCATTCAAATCATAGACAGAAAATACCCGAACAAGATTCACTTACATCTTGTTGTTATCACCCGTACCCAGATCTATCATGATGTGCTTATTTCTACCCGAAGTACAAggatcatccatcagctcaatATTCACCTCTATCTCAGTTATCGCGAGCTCACCGATAGAAGAACATCAACGAGCAATTATCGTACAACTCGTACATCTTGTTGAAGTCCGGTACTTCAGTTATATCCACCAGGTAGATGACAGCAAAATTCTGCACTTTCTCTGACACACCGTACAGAGTCTCATCTAACGCCATACATTCCTGGTCATGATCGTGACCGAACCGTATACACACCACACGGTCTTCCTCCACGAGAATCGCTTGGTCGACATGCCAGCCGGAATGCAAGCTGCAGATGCGTTTTTAGGGTTTGATGGTAGGATAAGGGGAGTTGGAGGATGGCACGgtgatgataaggatgaagTGTGGTCAGTAAAGATCCGAGGGAATTGAGGTAAATATGAAATGGATGTTGCAGGCAAATAAGAGGTGAGAAAGACTCACTGGGTCATGAAATACGACATGTTGAGCGAAGCTTCCCTGTGATCCTAGTCCTACGAGAGCGTCTAGTTCCGATGTTACTGAGAGACAGACTTGGCGGCCGGAAAGAAGCGAACCTATTGCTTGGACAGAGCTTTATGTTGTGAACGATTAGATAGGCATATGCATTGGATCACCTCGCAGAGATACCGGTTTGCGACACAAGAGGATCAGATCCTTCGTCGATTGGGTGGCAACAACATAATCACGTGATTGCCTGAACATTACGTAATCAGAACCTGGGTCGGGTATAAACAAACGACACAAACACTCACTACTCCAACAGACATGACACTTCTTGACAAccgttatcatcatcagcatcccTCATTCCTGACACATCACATACTCATATCTCGGACAGACCCATCACCATGCGGTCCGCATCTTCCAAGCCATCCCCTACACCACTTGCCGACCCATGCGACTTTTCATCAAGTAATATCGATGTCACCGGGATAGAAGccgacgatgaagaggatacttcagatgatgatcaaggtgtATTCTTGGGTGATCATAGACCTGATGAACTCAGTCTTATCGCCAAGTTATCAGCGTCGACCTCGGCTTCGCCTtcaccaatcatccatcgaGTCAAGAAAAGAGATTCAAGGGAATTCATGAGGCGGAAGACATTGTTACTATCGCCTATGACAAAGCCGAACCTAGTTAAACGATCCGTGTTAACTGAACGACAAATACGACCAGATAACAATGACTCTGATATAACCTCGaccccatcctcatcacctttgaAGCAGCAGAGATACTCATGCTCCACGCCAACCAGAGCTCAAGATGCCTCCGATCTGACACTTGACTTCGCCgcattcaacctttcttctcctcagccGCCCACAAGTTCCATACATTCCCAAAGTGATTCAGCTGGAAGCGATAAAGAGAACATGCCTGTGGAAACATCAGAATCGCACACAGATAAGGCAGCAAGTTCGGAGGAGGTCGTAATCATGGGGCAGAACGAGGACTCAAATGGatcagaagatggtgagtgattgcgTATTGGCGGTACAGTCCAGCTGACCATTCCCCTTGCAGAAGCCACACAACTCGACATGGGTGGATTGCGATTATCTGATTTCTCCGACCCGGAAACCGGTTTCGAAGAAAATCAATCGATAGCACCTAATCACTACGATGACggcgatgagaaggaagctgtGAAAAGTCCAAACTCGGATTTATTGCCTGACGGCGATATGTCCTCCAATATGGATTCACCTCTGCCCATTGCAAGAGCTGGCCCGGTGGTCATACCAATACTATCGTCCCATCATTTCACCTCTATTCGAGCCGAAGTAGGTTCCCCTTGTCGAAACCTGTCACCTCCACCTATTATACCGGTCTTGGAACCATTCGAGGACAAGATACGATTAAGTCAGACACAAAGTCCAACCAGTCTGCACACGGTCTCTGAACCTACTCGCACCGTGGCATTCACTTCTACTCCGAGTAGATCCACTCCTTTACCCCCTCCCGCATTGGTGGAAAGAGGTGCCAAATTGCTCAAGGAAGCGACTTCGGCCATACCCAAGAAAAATGCTACGTTACCCACTAAATCCGCTTCACGAGCTATGGCAATTCGTAATCAGCTTGACACCGCCTATTCAAGCAGGATAGGAGCTTTAGGTCCCCCTCAGCGATCGgtctcttcgtcatcttcaagCAGCTCGTCCTCGTCAACTGCGTTGAAGgcttcttcctccagctcttcttcatcgacaGCCCGAACAACAGCTTTCCCTCAGCAATCTAGGTCTGTAGCAGCACCGGCAAAATCGTCGGCTGTCCCGAAAGCTGTCGCACCTGTGCAGAAGAAACATACTGTCGTACCCCTCGCGTCCTCAACTACCAAAAGTCTGCCAACTACTAAAATTTTGTCCCGTCCAGCACTCGCGGCCAAGAAAACTCTTCCAGCCATCTCCAAGCCGACCAATAAACCAGCTGACAAGACAACAAATCCTCTGAGGccctcaacttcatcttccatccccTTGAAAAGACCTGCACCCGTGACTTGCCTTGCAAGGTCTACAAATGTCGACACTGCTgtcatttcctcttcgatcacACCTGCGTGTCGATTTCCTACAACTGCGCCGACTCGGCCTGCCCTTGGTCTACCATCTCGAAATCTTCATttccacccaaatcatcagccaaTCCCTCTACAGGCAGCCCCAATATTTTCTGTAGGTGTAGCTGGAGACACGCAGGTCATGGGCAGACCAGCTTTCCGCTCGCCTGCTAAAGCCGGTTTGTTGAAAAAGACCTTGTTAGATAAAGGCACTCCTAGAAAGGTGAGTACCCAATTCCCTTTGTTGAACTTTTGCTGATAGTTGAAAAGCTTGGCACGCCCATGAGATTTGGTACGCCTCGTATGGTCACGATGTCGACACCTTCGACTTGGTCGTCAGCACCTATTCACGATGTAGCAGCTGTTCCTGCGCCAGTGTCTGAAGGTCCTCCAGCTACTGCTACCCGTCACGCAACAGCTGAAGCCACTTCGACGGCATCCTTGTCGTCGGCCTCCAGTCCAACCGAACGGATGAGAGGATCAAGCGCGGATCACGAAGAAGTTTCGGTGCAGTTAGCCAAGCCACCTTCGTCTCCTACAAAGTCGCCATCTCCCAAGAAAAAGAAGCGACCTGTAGGACGCCCGCGTAAGATCTCTCAGCCTCAGGCGGTTGCTACCATCGTACCTGTTTCTTCCAAATCTAAACCcacatcaacaccaccacctactGCTGGACCTCCTCTCATGTCTGAGAAGGAACTCAAGACAACAACGCATCGGAACACCGTACGAAACCAAGTATATCATTGCGCCATCGACCGTCAAATCATCCGACAGAGTGGACCAAGACCTCCTAGTCCTACTTCTAAGATTAGGACTACAGCAGAGCGaaatgaagaggagaagaagaatgccAGAGAAGCTAGAGCTAAAAGGCGAAAAGGtcaacaggaagaggaagaagctgaaaaaCCCATTGTTCAAAAGTTGGTTCAGCATAGGCATCCAGGTGATGAAAGCGATTTCGAAACTCCTCAAATACCGAGACCtct
Coding sequences:
- a CDS encoding thioredoxin-like protein 4A translates to MSYFMTHLHSGWHVDQAILVEEDRVVCIRFGHDHDQECMALDETLYGVSEKVQNFAVIYLVDITEVPDFNKMYELYDNCSLMFFYRNKHIMIDLGTGDNNKINWAITDKQELIDIIETVYRGASKGRGLVVSPRDYSTRQKGR